ACTTCGCGTTACCATTACAGATGCAAGGGATGACGAGGAGCGTACAGATACTTATTATTACGAAGGCGGTATCAAATCATACGTTGAACATTTAAATAAAAATAAAGAACCAATTCATGAAGAACCAATTTTTATCGAAGGAGAAAGAGATGGAATTGCGATTGAAATCGCGATGCAATATAACGGCGGATTTGCTGAAAACCTCTTCTCTTTTGCCAATAATATTAATACGTACGAAGGCGGTACGCATGAATCAGGATTTAAAACGGCGTTAACGCGTGTCGTCAATGACTATGGCCGAAGAACGGGATCATTGAAAGAAAATGATCAAAATTTATCCGGTGATGACGTGCGTGAAGGATTAACAGCCATTATTTCTATCAAGCACCCAGATCCTCAATTTGAAGGACAAACGAAAACAAAGCTGGGTAACTCTGAAGTAAGTACAATTACCAACCAGTTGTTTTCAGAAGGATTCCAACGCTTTTTATTGGAAAATCCATCAACAGCTCAAAAAGTTATTGAGAAAAGTTTAATCGCTGCACAAGCAAGAATTGCGGCACGAAATGCTAGGGAATTTACGCGAAGAAAATCGGCGCTTGAAGTATCAAGTTTGCCTGGTAAACTTTCAGATTGTTCTTCACGCGATCCAGCCATTAGTGAATTGTACATCGTTGAGGGTGATTCCGCAGGTGGTTCAGCAAAAGGCGGAAGGGATCGACATTTCCAAGCGATTTTGCCGTTAAGAGGTAAAATATTAAACGTAGAAAAAGCTCGACTAGACCGTATTTTAGGCAATGAGGAAATTCGAGCGATGATTACTGCGCTTGGAACAGGGATTGGTGAAGAATTTGAATTAGAGAAAGCTCGTTACCACAAAGTAGTCATTATGACAGATGCTGATGTTGACGGCGCACATATTCGAACGCTTTTACTAACATTCTTTTTCCGTTTTATGAGACCACTCATAGAAGCGGGTTACATTTATATCGCACAGCCACCTCTTTACCGCGTGAAACAAGGGCGGAATGAGGAATACTGCTATACGGAA
This window of the Sporosarcina pasteurii genome carries:
- the gyrB gene encoding DNA topoisomerase (ATP-hydrolyzing) subunit B; amino-acid sequence: MEDNNIQSYDEAQIQVLEGLEAVRKRPGMYIGTTSSRGLHHLVWEIVDNSIDEALAGYCDHIEVTIEKDNWIRVDDNGRGIPVGIQESTGRPAVEVIMTVLHAGGKFGGGGYKVSGGLHGVGAAVVNALSLETEVFVNRGGKRYYIKFEKGVPTVELKEIGTSEETGTSVRFKADPEIFTETTVFDYDTLANRLRELAYLNRKLRVTITDARDDEERTDTYYYEGGIKSYVEHLNKNKEPIHEEPIFIEGERDGIAIEIAMQYNGGFAENLFSFANNINTYEGGTHESGFKTALTRVVNDYGRRTGSLKENDQNLSGDDVREGLTAIISIKHPDPQFEGQTKTKLGNSEVSTITNQLFSEGFQRFLLENPSTAQKVIEKSLIAAQARIAARNAREFTRRKSALEVSSLPGKLSDCSSRDPAISELYIVEGDSAGGSAKGGRDRHFQAILPLRGKILNVEKARLDRILGNEEIRAMITALGTGIGEEFELEKARYHKVVIMTDADVDGAHIRTLLLTFFFRFMRPLIEAGYIYIAQPPLYRVKQGRNEEYCYTEEQLEEILDGMSQSPKPVVTRYKGLGEMDAEQLWDTTMDPEQRVLLQVELEDTIAADETFEHLMGEDVEPRRRFIEENAQYVKNLDA